TTTTATTGTAGAAAGCCTGTGCTTCTGCTTGCAGCCTAGAGGCCAAGATAGAATGAGGGCCTGTGTGCAGATGGCAAGAACCTTGCTTCTTACAGGGGACTCTTTCTGTACAGGAGCCTCAAATTACAGCTTCTACAAGTCTATTGAAAATGCATTCTGACAGCTCCTTAAAGGTAAACCTTTCATTGGATCCTTCTGTAATAAAACAGTCACCCCCAACGTGttgtctttgacgaacctgaaGGTTTGAGTTTTCAAAAAGGTTATACCGGTAAATCCTTAAGTTTACTGCTGTTTCCCCAAGTATCAAGCATGAGATATTTTTAGTGCATTTTGTTTCCTTGTGAAATATCTGGTTTTAGAAGCAAAGGGAAAGGATTCTCTTAGCCCTTTAGGTCTTGGTTTAGAAATCATGTGAGCAAGCATGTCACCTCATGCCAGCTTAGCTCAGTTCCctcctatttttcttctcttttattctgtggtttttaaaaattatctgaagcACTGAAGCTTttgttaaaagataaatatttttaagaaggtAAAAGCATAATTGGGATACAAATATACAATGTTCTCGTGTCAAATATGTTCTATTAAATAAGGAGGGATCTAATGAGATGTTACAATTCTTGaattcaaaaaaatacaaactcataGAAAACCaagaatgctgaaatgaattaccAACAGATACAAAATGGACTATTACAGGGCAGTCAGTAATCCAATGCATCTGGGACACAGTTCATCTTCATTTCTCTGGAAAAAAAACCCCATTTGTATTACTGTCAGTTTTCTACAACTTACAGGGTTGTAAAATAGCTTCAAGACAAAGTCAGAGATAGCCTGGAAGGGTGCCCTAGACAGGACACCCTGTAATTTTTAATGCCCATATAAAAatctttcataatttttcatGGTACCTTTAAAAATCCTATTATAAGTAAACTATCCTAGGGCTGATTGTGGCTGTTGACTGGAGGAGATGGTAGAACACTGGCAGCTTTCTTCTGTGGCCTTCTCTTGTAACTGTGAACTAAAGACGTGGTGGTACCTCCCTAAAATTGTTCTACGGGGTCTGACTAGTGACCAGGAGCCCTCTGGGCTCCTCTCGGACGCTCACCAGAGAATAGAGAATAATCCTTTAGCCTAACCTCTACTGTCTCTCTGGTTTATtttataacactgtgagtggtaGGAAGAAGACCGGGAAGGAAATCGCAAGCTGCTTATGTGGCCTGAACTGTGGTttgtttccctcctttcttcaAGGCAGGCCTTGTTCTGAGGTTTTTCTTTAGGTAAGCAAGGAGAGAACTAACATTGCCCATGTCTGTGGGACTGGGCCTgtgagctgctttttttttttggggggggggggggcattgAGGGCCCTTGAGTATTGGTTTTGTAACTCATTTTTTTCAACAGACTTAACAAAGTGTTCCCACCAGAACTCTGACTTGTCTTCTGCTCACAAATGTTTGTGTACCTCAAAATCTGATGTGAATGACTGGGTTTTAATTTAATTGCTTAAATGTAAAGTTTGCCCCTTCTGGGTCCTGAGTTCTTCTGTGCACAGCCAACTAGTTCAGAATATTTGGGAAAGGACCAAACAACAGAAGTCATGGCTGCTTTGCTGGCTTGATTGCCGTCGTGGCTGGTTTGCTAGTTCTTGGTTTTGGTGGTCTCCTCATTAGGTTCCCCGTCTCAGGTACCCACTGCTGCTGTCTGGCCATTTGCCTGCCCATCAGGCCCCTGCCCCAAGGTGTGAACGGGAGGAGCTCTAGGTGGCTACTTAGAtccaggaacctgagaagaaagTGGACATCTGTTGAATCAGAAAATAGTTCgaaattttctctgatttttgtttttccattttctttctcagtcaTTGCCACAGCCAATTTAGCTATTTAATCTTGCCTCACAAGACCTTTTCAAAATAGatcaataggaaaagaaaaccacTATTGGGAAGTTAGTTTATTCTTAGTCTGACTACTGATTTGCTCaaatatatatctagatatagatatctatatgtatatatatattttgagatagagtcttgctctgtccccaaggatggagtgcagtggcacgatctcagctcactgcaaccttcatctgggttcaagtgattctcctgcctcagcctttcaagtagctgggactacaggcacgcgcccccatgcccagctaatttttgtatttttagtagagacagggtttcaccatgttggccaggctggtctcaaactcctgacctcaggtgatccacccaccttagcctgcCAAAGGgctacgattacaggtgtgagccactgcacccagcccagagtatttttatttttatttttgagacagtctctgttgcccaggtacAGTGGcgtgatagctcactgcaacctccgcctccgggttcaagtgattcttctgccttagcctcctgagtagcagggactacaggagcacaccaccaggcccagctgatttttgtatttttagtagcgatgggtttcaccatgttgactaggatggtcctgatctcctgacctcgtgatccacccaccttggcctcccaaagtgctgggattacatgcgtgagtcaccgcacctggccaaagaatattttttgaaaaatgatgtaATATTCCAAGCAGGGGCTGTTCTGGGCTGGACTGGGCTGAACTCTGCTGTTGTTTGAAGGTCATGGAGGCGGAGCAGACCAAGACCAGGAGCGAGCTGGTGCATAAGGAGACGGCAGCCAGGTACAACGCTGCCATGGGCCGCATGCGACAACTGGAGAAGAAACTCAAGAGAGCCATCAACAAGTCCAAGTAAGTCTGGACACGGCCTTGCCTAGGCCATGCGGCTATCCTAGTCTGCATCTTCTCAGCCTTTTGTATGTCACGCACTCAAGGACTACCCTGAGTAGTCCTTTGATGTAGACCCTGGGGCCTCACCAGAGCCCCTGCTCAGGCTCTCTTGCCCCCTAATATTCTATGACCCCCAGAGGCAGAGGATGCTAAAGGGTGGGCTGCTCTAGACATGATTGAGTTAGGAAacacagaaaaaggaatttcaaaGGCACATTATTAAATGGCCCATTGGCTGGGATTTGGTAAACTCACGCTGTACCCTTGGGTCTGTGGTTGACAGTGTGGACAAGGCCCTATCCCTCAATTTATCTGTCAGTGTAATAGGGATGAGCTGTGTTCACAATACATGTTTCCTGTGATCAAGAGCTGATAAAATGCTGTAAGACTGGCTTTAGTagagtttttttccccccaatctCTTCTCACTACAGccctgtatatttttatacaacaTTGATAATGGTGGGCAGGCACAACTGTGTACCCTCTCTTGGGGACAAGCCCCCCGCTTCATTCCCAGTTCCTGGGCCTCCTAGCAAAAGGAGGAGGACTTATGATGACCTAGACTTAAGAGCCAAAGGTAGACCCAGAGCAGGCTGTGCAGGGCTACTGAAGGCCTGTCTTCCAGGTGTGGTCACAGCCCCAGCCAGGAGGGGCCGGGCAGTTGGAAGCTTGGCAGATGCCCAGTCCTCATGCAAGTGAGGGAATGGTGACGATTCAGTGAGGAAGAGACGGGGGCAAGGAAGAGTTTGGTCCTCCTAGGCTCTGTACTACTCCCCAGTACCTTCTCCCAGGCTTGACTTTTCTTTGGTTTCTGCTCACACTCTTCCAACATACATACGTACACATACATGCAGAGGAATAGCATTTAACCATTTATTATTGCACTTAATTGActagtgtatttttgttttggtttggtttttggtgTGTCGGGGCTGATCTCTTGAGAGCTAAGTAGCAGACATGTATACGGCATTTTTCTGCAGGGGAGGCACGAGGTGGCGAGGGTTGCTGTAGGACCTGTGCCTGCTCTGGGCAAGCCCAGGCATCATCCATATGGCAACACCCAAGAAGGCTGAGGAGCAGCCTTTGATGCTGCTTCCTTTGGTGTGAATATGGTGGGTCTTTTCTCAAAAGACCACGAACTCCCACTGCACACACATTACATATCATCCATTAAcctgtttaagaaaataaatcttgtgATTGAACTTTGCCAGCCTTCTCAGACTCCGAGAAGAGTATAGGGACAGATCATAGTCTTGGGCGGCTCCTGTCTGCCCGAAGGATAAAATGTACATCCGTGCATTCCATGGAGTGGCTACCAGGCCACCTCCATGCCCACCCTGCGTTTCCAGCCACACTCCCTCGCATGGATGCTTGTGTTCCTTTTGCTGGGACATCTTCCCTGTGCCCTCCAATgcccattcacacacacactcctcaccTTGTGCTCCTGTCTGCTCCTTTTGGTCACGAGAGAACTTATACACCCCACTCTCTCCCCAAGTTTCAGGATTTTCAAACCCACCAATGGCAGTCCTGTGTCCTTGTCATCCATCTGGATCCTCAGGATGCAGGACTTGAGAGCTTCATGGACGGGTGAACAGCTCAAGAATAAAGCAATGATCTACTCTTAATGTTCAGGCACCAAAGTTCCTAAAAAAGAGCCAAGCTCTTTTGGCTGACCCAGAACCAAGGGAACTGCTAGGACACTGGCATTTCTTGTGCCCATTATGTGGCTGAGTTGGCCAACTAACAACTCCAGTCTTTGGACAAGGTTCGGGAGGACCAACCTGAGACCCCCTCCTAGTGGTGGCCTTGCTGTGCTGTGAGGGAGGAGTGgtgcttctctctcttccccagttGACTTCAGTAGAGGAGGAGGTTTAAGCAGcccttctccagcctcatctgCTTTTCATCCCTGGGGAATCAACTTCATTAGGAGAGTAGATCCAGGCCACCCTTACTGCTGGGTATAACCCGTGTGGCCCTGAACAGCTTTCCCACACAGGAGGAATATGAGCTAGGTTGCAGAGTCCCcaagatatgtgtgtgtgggttcCCCGTGTCTTGAGATGGGCCTCCTGTCAGTATAGCACTGGGTGAGCCCAGTTATTCTATCTGGTGTCTGTCAATCAGTCTCCAAAGCTAGGAGCATCACTCACATGTCGTGGCCTTATTAGAATTTACTAAATATTGGAAGGATGACCTGGCCAGTGGTAGCTGATGCCTCTTTTTCATCTTGTGAAGTTGACTGTGGTCACTGTATTATATTACTCTGATggttttccttcctgtcttctgcAGGCCTTATTTTGAACTCAAGGCAAAGTACTACGTGCAGCTTGAGGTATGTGTAGCTTTGGTCTTTTGTCACTGATGGGATTTTTCTGCACTCAAAGCTTCACTTTTCTGGGGCAGCAGAATATCAAATGAGCCACTTGCTATAAGGGGAAAGTGGAGAGACACATGCTTTACTGAGTTTTCAGACCTCAAAATTGTCTGTTGGGTCTTCAGTCGTCTCTGAACCTCTGTAACTGCCGTTCAGTCACTTTCTCTGTTGTACGAGGCCAGTGGTTGTCACAGCATGCTCTTAGgactagcagcatcagcatcacctggagacCTGATAGACCAGGTCCCACTCTAGACCGattgaatcagaaactcagaGGTTGGAGTCCAGTGAGCTGAGTCTTAACACTCAAGGGGATTTTGATGCAagttcaagtttgagaaccactgtactGGGAACCAGATGTCTAGACTGTGGGACTTCGGTGTGTTTGCCCATTTTTGCTTCCCTGATGGAGTTTATTCCACCAGTGAGAGTTTTTGGATATCAGAGCTTGTCACCTGGATGGGATCTGGGGATGGTAGTGGCTGATTTTGTCTGGTGAATGAATAGCAGTTATAATGGTAATCAGGTCTTCAGTCATGTCTTGGAAAATTCCTTGAAGTAGAATGATGGGCAGAAAATGTACTTGAACCTGTCATTCAGAAAGCATCTTCAGGCTAACGGGGTAGTCTTCACTTAGTCTCCTGTTTTCTCGACCAGCAACTGAAAAAGACTGTGGACGACCTGCAGGCCAAACTGACCCTGGCAAAAGGCGAATACAAGATGGCTCTGAAGAACCTGGAGATGATCTCAGATGAGATCCATGAGCGGAGGCGCTCCAGTGCCATGGGGCCTCGGGGATGCGGTGTTGGGGCTGAGGGCAGCAGCACATCTGTGGAGGATCTGCCAGGGAGCAAACCTGAGCCTGATGCCATTTCTGGTAAGTCAGGGGCTTCACTGGGTACATGGGGAGATACCAGACTGTGTGATTTGTTTCCCAGGGTCCTCACTTTCTCTGGCCATCACTGAAAGGTCTCAGAGTTGGGCAGGCCTGAGGGCTGTTTCTGGTGGCTTCCCATGTTTTATAGAACACTGTGTTCATCAAGATGGTACTAAGTGTTCCTCAAAGTCAGGATTCTGTGGTCAAATAAATTGGGAACATGTTACACCTTCACTCCTCTTTGAGAGTCAAAGTATACATTAGAACATTCaaggctgagaagtcctgcagGAAAGAAGAGCTGTCTAAGATAGGAACTTTGGAATCAGATTTGATTCAAATCTGCCTTTACATCATTACTAGTGCATAATGTGGGCAACGGCCTTTgtatttcagtttcttcacctgtaaaatggagagcaTGATGGTATCTACTGTATACTATGCATTGTGTAGGGTGGTGGTTCAGATTACATGAATCAACCCCTGACACCCaggaggcactcagtaaatggtagctcTCACTGGCATCTGACCATAGAGATTTCTTTTCCCAGGGCCACCCCCTGGAAAACTGATAGAAGTTTGACTTGGTTTCTGTCATGCTCATCAAGAAAACCCACCCAACACTGTCTCTgcacacttcctttcttttccttacctGTGGAATAATCCCTGTCGGCTCTTTCCCAGGCTCCTTCCTCAGGAGTTCTTcaattccttcaacaaatatttaagtgcTAGGTTCAaggtaaaggaaaaggaaactatCATTTGAACAACTATTATGTATGAATTACTTTAATATATACATCATCTCAAACCCTGCATGGAGAGGATCATGACGCTTACAGAGGTAAACTAACttgatcaaggtcacacagcaagtcttGGAGTTAGGGATTCAATTCAGGTCTGAGCTTATTTTCTGTCCCCAACATTACGTACTTATCATTTGTAAGAAACCTCTATGGAATGCTACAAGgctatttttaaagagaagaggGGAAAGTTCTAATAAGGAGTGGGATTGTGGGCAGGCTGAGGGAAAGCTGCTAAAGGCCAAAGAGACTTTGAAACCATGGGAATAACGTGTCTGCACCTTGTTATTTTGGTCTACCAAATAATGTGGCTACAGAGCACTTGTAAaggatttctgttcttttgcagaAAATGGTGATGTGGGTAGACTTTGAGTGTGTTCTTTGAGATCAGAAGTTACCTGGAAGATAACAAAGGTCCCAGCAGATACTCCATGCTGGCCTGTTTCTTCTAGCAGCTCTTGCTTCTATTGCCCTAAGAAAGAAGCCTGAGTCCAGCTGGCTTGCTTTGGGATATGTTACAGAGGACCAGAACCACTTCCTGTGCACATGAGGATCTATTTGGGGGACGGAGGTGGAGTAAAGGTCCTAATTTGTGGCTgaattaattttccatttttaggtAATGTCTGGTGACACTGATGTCTTGGCAGGGTTATAAGGTTATTGGAAGGGCGCTTAATATCCATGGGATCCAGCTGCCAGCTGCTTCCCTTCCAGCTGCTTTAGAGGCTGGCCATTCAGGCTTGGGAAGTCACATTCCTTCATTAGGCACTCAGAGGTAGAGATTCTGCAGTCCCCATACTGTGTCTAGCTGCCTGCCAGCAGCAAGCACTTGTGGTGTTTGAGGAGGTGACAGAACCCATGTGACTGGTGTTCTCTCTCAACTTAGTGGCCTCGGAGGCCTTTGAAGATGACAGCTGTAGCAACTTTGTGTCTGAAGATGACTCGGAAACCCAGTCTGTGTCCAGCTTTAGTTCAGGACCAACAAGCCCGTCTGAGATGCCTGACCAGTTCCCTGCGGTTGTGAGGCCTGGCAGCCTGGATCTGCCCAGCCCTGTGTCCCTGTCAGAGTTTGGGATGATGTTCCCAGTGTTGGGCCCTCGAAGTGAATGCAGCGGGGCCTCCTCCCCTGAATGTGAAGTAGAACGAGGTGAGTAGCAGCCTTCTCACCCTGTCCCACATGCCGCACTGCCTCTGTAGCCAGACTGTTGTGCCGTTCCATACCTCTGCCAGGTCTCAGGGACCCCATGCTGCATTACCAGGTCTCTGTGGTTGCGCTGTCAGTATTGATCACTGAGGTTGTTTCCAAGTGCTGTTCTGGGGGGCTCCTGGCTCCACTCAGCTTCTATAAAGTAGAGCTTAGGTCCTGTGTCTCACATCAGCACAGTCTCCTTGGCAAGCACGTAGCAGAGAGGTTTGTTTCTCAGCTATAAAGTCAATGTGGCAAATTTCATCTCTATAGCTAAGGAATATATAAAACATCACAAGGAATAAAAGCAGTAAATGATTATGTACTGAGAACCTCTCTGATAGACACGGTAGGCAACAGTGGGAATTCTACAGGGCTAAGTTAGCTGATTGGTTTGAACTCAAGTGACTTAGAATTGTCAATACTCACTTTTgttaatctttgtatttctacAGGAGACAGGGCAGAAGGGGCAGAGAATAAAACAAGTGACAAAGCCAACAACAACCGGGGCCTCAGCAATAGCAGTGGCGGTGGTGGCAGCAGTAAGAGCCAAAGCAACAGCTCCCCTGAGGGCCAGGCCTTGGAGAACCGGATGAAGCAGCTCTCCCTACAGTGCTCAAAGGGAAGAGATGGAATTATTGCTGACATAAAAATGGTGCAGATTGGCTGATTCATCCTGGGCCCTGGCCCATGTGCATATCAACATTTATACATGGAACTGGAGAACATTGTGCCAATAATCATTTAATATATGCCAAATCTTACACGTCTACTCTAAACTGCTCTAATGAAGTTTCAGTGACTTTGAGGGCTAAAGATTGTTCTTCTGGGTAAGAGCTCTTGGGCTGGTTTTTCAGAGCAGAGTTGTTGCTGCGGGTAGACTGTGACCAGGTTCACAGCGTTTGTGGAACATTCCATGTAATGGCATTGTGGAAGCAATAACTAGTTCCTATGAAAGAACCAGAGCTGGGAAGATGGCTGGGAAGCCAGGCCAAAGTGGGGGCAACAgcttgcttctctttctcttctcaccCTTCAGTTTGTATGGGAAAATGGAGATGTCCTCTCCACTTTATTCCATGGTatctaaatgaaaaagaaaacccacacacAAAGCAAAAACTCAAGTATTAAGAGCACGTATTTTTGACCCAGtggaggcttaaaaaaaaaaaaaaaatccaagaacaCAATTCATGTTCACCGCCTCTGGTGTTGAGAGGGGGCTTTAAAAAAGCGTGTATTCTGGGATACCCACTGAAACCATTTTCTAGAAAGGCTACCATGAGCTGCACTTTTTGGGGTGGGAAAGGTGAATGCCAGTGGGGATGGGGGGATGAGGGTAGGAGGGACTTACAGAAGGGGATTTGTGGCTGTGGGGGAGAAGGTTCTACAGCATAAGCCTTATCCTGCCAGCCAAGGGGATTTATTCTAAGAGAAGTGCATGTGAAGAATGGTTGCCACTGTTATTAGATTGACCAGATGTTAATTTCTCTGTAGgttgtaactttaaaaataaatgaaattatttaaggGTTATGCTGCACCAGTATTCCTTAGAGGAAACTGTTCTTTAAAGTTAGGAAAGGGAGTAGGCAGGCATGTGTTGGCAAAGGCTGTTAATAGTAGTGTTAAGACtgcttttctttaatgttttcatgGTAATGCATATTTAGAGCACTGTATTTTTGTCTTGTTAAGAAAATTTagcatttctaaaagaaaaaagcaaccctCTTTCAAACTGTTAATTCTGTCACAGCCTGTATATTTTAGTCATTTGTAAATCTCTTCATACAATAGTGACTTCTTTTTTGACTGATACAGTATCTTAATTACAGGGTTATTTTGTACTTGTCTTAATACACTGAGTGTAATAAAAACAGCTTGAGAAAAGTTTCTACTTTCTGTGACTTCAAATAAGAACTCCCAGTATTGCCCAAATCTTCTAGGCAACCCTTCTGCCATAAGGAAGAGCATGGAGTGCTGTGGTCACCAGTAATCAGTTTCAATTAAGGTCATGAATAGTAATAATTTAAGCCTTGATTACAAAGGTTCGAATTCTACTTTTGCTGCTACTAAAGCTGTGGGCAATGAGGAAACACAGTggcagataaataaaataaagacgaGGTGGTGACGCTGGAGGAGTGGGCCTCGGCTGCACACTGCATGCAGTCTCCCAGGAAGCTTAAGTGTTGCTGTCAGCTCTCATCCCCAGAGAATTATTTAATTAACTGAGGGGTACACTTGGGCATTACTTTTAAAAGCTCCCCGAGGGAATTCAAATGTGCATTCAGAGTTGAGAATCAGATGGATCCTTTCTCTGTGGAAATGTTATAATGCTGGACTCTTAGTCTGCGTTTCATTATTAAAGCATGCTGTGGAGAAAAAGTTCTTGGTTGGCCAATCATGAGGTTTAAGTTTCAGAAATAACCCTTTGCAGTATCAAAAGGTGTTTTACCTAGTAGTTAATATTTCATCTAGGAAAGTTCATAGAAGTCCCTTGTGCTATTTAAGAACATTAAACAGCCGGCCAGGCCCgagggttcatgcctgtaatcacagcactttgggaggctgaggctggtggatcacttgagcccaggagtttgagaccagcctgggcaacatggtgaaacccagtttctaccaagaatacaaaaattggccagtcTTGTAATTTGGTCTCAAACAAGAACACGTAACAGCATACCTGAATTTGACTAGTGACCTTCAGGGTTCATTCAGTTCTCATAAAATCTCCTCACACCCTTTAACCTGTAGTAAAGACACTGAGACTTGCTTGACTTACCATTAGCAAAAACTTCCCTGCAATTGAGGCAATTCTTTTTCCTCCTAGAAAAAACACCATCTGGAAAACAGCCCAAACTAGGATAAAGTTTTTACAGCAGAGTCAAGTTATACAATCTAATAACTAGAGATTTCTAAGTACTTGCAGAGAATGAAAGTGGGATGGAATTTTCTAACATTGGGGCTTTCTTTCCCTTGTCTTTACAAAAGACAAAGCCTAGGCAGTCAGTAGCACTGGAGTATTCCTGTTTGGGCATTAGAACTTTCTCTTGTTTCCTGCCTCAATCCCCTTTCCCATCAGCCTACCTGTCTCCTACACCAGAAAGGGATGCAGACCACCTTTTGACCAGGGCTCCCTTCTCACACTATCACCTAGTCAAATCTCTAGTTTTACGTAGTCTGCCCCCACTGCTGTCACTGTGGCCTCTTTATCTCCACCACACTTAACATTTAATTATACTCTTCTGGGAATTCTGTTCACTGGGCTTCTTAAATCCCCCTCCAACCCCCTTGTTTTCTTGTATCTCCTGTTagtctatgtatttttttctaaaaattaaaaatactttctaaaaaGCTTCCCCCAAATCAGTTCTTAACCATCTTTAGTTCACATGTGACTCCTGACTTTTTGGGTTATCTCACTTACTATGCCATGTTGATTCCAGATCTGGATTTTCTGGGCAATTTAATGTGTCAAAACTTACCTTCAGTGAAGCTATGAGCATCTGTCCATGTGCTGAATTAGAAACCTGAGTCATCCTCTCTAACAACTCCTGACTAGTCTTTCTGTTACTTAGAACCTCTGAAGGGCCTGGattgtttttcctccctctataACAGGTCTGGATCTTGTCCCTCCCCCGACCAGACGGCTGTGTCTGTGAGTGTCATTAGACACACACAGCAGCTCAATCAGGGCTCAGGGAAGAAGGCTTGTAACCCTGGGGCAAATACTTTAATCTCTTAGACTTCTTTCCTCAATTGTAAGAAGTACAAATAATAGTATCTGTACTTTATTCAGCTATTgggaagagtaaaaagaaaaatatacacattgggtacatagtaaacactcaataatgGTCAGTAGTCTGTCTTTTGAAGCCTTTCCTTCATGGTCCAAGTTAAAGTATCAATTCTTCAAGTACAGTTTTTTATATTGGTCCAGCCAAAATTAATCTTTCCCTTATTCATACACTGGTGGCATGTTTTTAGAGCTCTATTATAGAAATATCAGTGCCACAGTTAAGTTGTTCATATATAGGTCTCTTCTAATAAATTTGATGGATTAGGTTTTCAGTTTGCATCCTGTACAAGATCTTTACCACAACAGGTTCAAATCATGTGTTTATAATATAGTTCTTATGttctggattttttctttttaaagagtaaCAGAAAACTGGTTAAATTAGTCCACCTAAAATTAATAGGCTAAAACTGAAAGCATGAAGTATTTACCAAAGTGAAATCTCATTAGTGTAATAATCTACCACTATTCTACAAAAGAACAGATTTTTGTTGAAGTATATATTTTCATGCAAATAATCTATCCTCTTTTACATGAAACATGACAGATGAAATCTTTGAATAAATCTAAGTTAAACTATGCAATATCCAtaagtataaacattttatttcaatttaaggTAGTAGCAATACAAAATAAGTTCTGATAATTATAAAGCAGAGACAATGAAAAATCCCAccctatttttagaattttaaaatactgagcaTCATTCTATCCTGATGGGTTTTTATGTAAACTGGGAATTTACATGACAGCAGTATCTTGGCAATTCACTTTTTCTGAATGCTACATATCCCAATCACCATATATtaaattctctattttcttcaaaGTGCTACTGCCACAAGAGCACTGAatacagccatttaaaaaaagacGATACAAACTGAATTGTAATGTCTTCAATATCtcaattactattttttaaaaataaaaaccacagtagTGAATTTCTCTAAGTTCTTGCTACATGACTGAATGGGAGATAATCTCAACAATTTTCATTCTTAGGCATGAGCATCTTCATGCTAAGGTAGTCTCTATTTAAAAGCTTTATTCTTTCATAACAACTgggcaacattttaaaataataaataatgcaaaattaaaatcaattacGGTGGCACAATTCATTTGGTAATTAGTTGCCCAAGATGTATAGTAGAATCAAGCAGGTTTAATGTCCACATGCTCTGCAAAAAAGGGAAACAATGGAAATATTTCAGTATATGAATCTAGCCCACTATTCCACTCAAGGAATCTATGTCCTTTTTCTCATCTGGTCTCAGTTCCTTTATCCTCTTAGCAAAGGCATCTCACAGTGATGACTAAGTCTAATCTTAATCATAAGCACTTTTTATACAAAATGGCCCCTAAAATGCTAGCCAACTCTATATACACAAAACCATGTAAACGGTACCTCTAGGTGATTTAGGTAATTCTGACTATATACAGTTCTTACCAAACACCCTGACAAG
The sequence above is drawn from the Rhinopithecus roxellana isolate Shanxi Qingling chromosome 1, ASM756505v1, whole genome shotgun sequence genome and encodes:
- the SH3BP5 gene encoding SH3 domain-binding protein 5 encodes the protein MDAAPKRNRSEEPAELLPPARDEEEEEEEGMEQGLEEEEEVDPRIQGELEKLNQSTDDINRRETELEDARQKFRSVLVEATVKLDELVKKIGKAVEDSKPYWEARRVARQAQLEAQKATQDFQRATEVLRAAKETISLAEQRLLEDDKRQFDSAWQEMLNHATQRVMEAEQTKTRSELVHKETAARYNAAMGRMRQLEKKLKRAINKSKPYFELKAKYYVQLEQLKKTVDDLQAKLTLAKGEYKMALKNLEMISDEIHERRRSSAMGPRGCGVGAEGSSTSVEDLPGSKPEPDAISVASEAFEDDSCSNFVSEDDSETQSVSSFSSGPTSPSEMPDQFPAVVRPGSLDLPSPVSLSEFGMMFPVLGPRSECSGASSPECEVERGDRAEGAENKTSDKANNNRGLSNSSGGGGSSKSQSNSSPEGQALENRMKQLSLQCSKGRDGIIADIKMVQIG